The Primulina eburnea isolate SZY01 chromosome 8, ASM2296580v1, whole genome shotgun sequence genome contains a region encoding:
- the LOC140837704 gene encoding uncharacterized protein, which produces MDFLDNVYKKSARSSVKVGKIMFKTLLRPIVRATSQVVMATCLQKLLTDLHNFNLGAFMTIIIKVDSSRLGWQKGVLVALKNIKGARFKMDQNGVVEISGVGDPKRLLKKIGRSSRVTLLWFQFGQCSENLYMAASIGKKSDPPAAKENKPIGYGNNDTRFPFLPNMHAGFAHPRPNLLTPYGPY; this is translated from the exons ATGGATTTTTTGGATAATGTATACAAAAAATCGGCCAGGAGTAGTGTTAAAGTTGGCAAGATCATGTTCAAAACATTGTTGAGACCCATAGTCCGAGCGACGTCGCAAGTCGTCATGGCGACCTGCCTGCAAAAACTTTTAACAGACCTTCACAATTTCAACCTCGGCGCTTTCATG ACAATTATTATTAAGGTGGATTCCAGCAGACTGGGATGGCAAAAAGGAGTATTAGTAGCACTGAAAAATATCAAAG GGGCACGCTTCAAAATGGATCAAAATGGTGTTGTGGAGATATCTGGAGTAGGCGATCCGAAGAGACTTTTGAAGAAAATCGGGAGATCGAGCCGCGTAACGCTCCTATGGTTCCAATTCGGACAATGCTCGGAGAACCTATACATGGCCGCGAGCATTGGTAAGAAAAGCGATCCTCCTGCAGCTAAAGAAAATAAACCTATTGGTTACGGTAATAATGATACCAggtttccctttcttcccaatatGCATGCTGGATTTGCCCATCCCAGGCCAAATTTACTCACACCTTACGGTCCATATTAA